Part of the Acidobacteriota bacterium genome is shown below.
CTGAACGACTAAAGGAGGACAAATGAAGCGCACTTCGATTTTAGTTTGGGCGTTTGCGATCGTTCTCACACTGGCCGGAACCGCGTTCGCAGACGGTCCTCGCCCGTTAGTTGTAGACGATGACAGGCTGGACTGCCCGAATGCGGATTTCACCAGCATTCAGGCGGCGGTGGATGCCGCTCCGCCGGACGCAACCATCCAGGTATGCGCCGGCATTTATCACGAGTCCGTCACCATTACCAAAGACGGTCTCAAACTATTGGTCAAAGGGCCGCGCGGAGGAGCCGTAGTCGATAGCATGCTCGTCCCCGAGGCTGGCTTTTTCGTGGAGAACGCCTCCCGAGTGAGAATCGAGGGGTTCACGATGCGGAGAGGTCACGAGGCCGGCATCCTGCTGGAAGGGGCTTCCAAATCCACCATCCGCAACAATCTCACCACTGGCGCAGGCCACGACGGCATCGAGCTGATCAATTCCAGCGACAACGTTATCGAGTACAACGTGACTTTCGACAATTTGGCTGTCAATGCTTGCGGTATCAACGTGGCCGGCCCGAACTCGAGGGGGAATGTTGTGCGATATAACGTGAGCGTCAACAACGAGTGGGGCATCCAGATCTCCGCCGCAGTGGACACGGTGGTCTTTCGCAATCGGACGATTGGCAATCGCGGGAACGGCATTCGCAACGTAGGCGCCGCCTCAGGGACTGTGATCGAACGCAATAGCGCGTTTGGCAACGGCTTCGCTCCCAGCGCCCTGACGGGTACGACCAACGCGGGCATCCGAATCGGCAGCGGCACCGGAATTGTGGTTGCGCGGAACCATGCTTTCGGCAACGATCTGGTCGATCTGCTGAGCGGAGTCACGACAGCCACCTTCGATGACAACCGCTGCAACACCTCGGCTCCCCCCGGTCTGTGCGAGCACAAAGGTAACGACAGCGACGATGACAACCAGTGACGAAATCCAGCCCAGGCCGGGAGCAGCTTAGTCAAGGGTCTAAATGGGACGAACAGAATGGACCAGAAATAGGAGAGCCTGAACTGCGTCATTCACAAAATAATCCCGCAGTTCAGGCTGTCGGACGAGTGGCCCGGCCTTTCCCATTTCGGATTGAGCGTCAGACTCCCAGACAAAGGGTGCCTGGATCGCGTTTTTTGACGGGAGCCGTGGCGAGGACGCACAACTGCTCGACCGTGCCCTGGAAGATCGCCAAGTGGTGATGGTGCCGGTTGTGCTCACCGAGCTCTTAAGCGACCCAAAGCTTCCTTCCGATGTAGCGGAAACAATTTCAGAAGTACCTCTCATCGAGATCGCGCTTGGCTATTGGCAAAGGGCAGGAGCATTGCGAGCTAAGGTGCTGGCAAAACGCCGCAAGGCTCGTCTCGGCGATGCGCTGATTGCGCAGAGCTGCATCGACGAGGCGGGTGGCGCAGCCTTTTTTCGGAGATCATGCTTTTGGTTTTCGGTTGCGATACCCAAATGTGGGCTTTACGAGCGAATCCAGAAGATGTCCTGGAGAGCACCCAGTACCTCGATGTCCTCGTCCTTCATCCACTGGAGCACGTTAGATTTCGGTATCGATTTATTCCATTCCGATTCAGCTATTGTTAGAACTTCAGAGCACACAGGTGGCGTTTGCGGAGCGAAAGCATCGCTAGGGGATGAACCTTTTGGCCGCATTCAACGTACCGTCATGCTGAACTCCTTATCTTGGAGGACGCATGACCTCGCTCAGTAAGAACGCCAGAGTCGCAGGGCTCCTGTACATTTTGGCCTCAGTGGTTGGGGTGGTGCGCCTCCTCTACATTCCCAGCGCCTTGATCGTGCATGGGAACGCGGCAGCGACGGTCAACAATATCGCGGCGCACGAGTTGCTATTCCGCCTGAGCATTGTCAGCTACCTGCTCTCCAGTGTTCTGTTCACCTTCCTCACGTTGGCTCTTTATCGACTGTTTAAGGGAGTCGACGTGGGGCTTGCTGTCTTGATGGTGATCCTCGGCGGCCTGATGCCAGTGCCGATATTCTTCGTCAACTCAGTGACCGACGTGGCTGTCCTGCTGTTCGCTCGCGGCTCCGATTTCCTGTCGGCCTTCGACAAGCCACAGCGCGAGGCCTTTGTTATGCTGTTCCTCAACCTGCATCACCACCTTGACCTGGCCAACGCGATCTTTTGGGGCTTGT
Proteins encoded:
- a CDS encoding DUF4386 domain-containing protein; the encoded protein is MTSLSKNARVAGLLYILASVVGVVRLLYIPSALIVHGNAAATVNNIAAHELLFRLSIVSYLLSSVLFTFLTLALYRLFKGVDVGLAVLMVILGGLMPVPIFFVNSVTDVAVLLFARGSDFLSAFDKPQREAFVMLFLNLHHHLDLANAIFWGLWLFPFGLLVYRSRFLPRFFGVWLILACLAWLAFSFTGFMFPGYEDKVFTLGQPFTLGEVATMLWLAIMGAREPRVAAAVS